The Salinispora tropica CNB-440 genome has a window encoding:
- a CDS encoding transglycosylase domain-containing protein has translation MSNRPLAAAGRLVPLLRAGLIAGIVIAALAYPVAAATGLGAKVTAHAMEHKTKILKTALPAETSYLYAPDGKTVLTMFYEEYRQYTKLADMSPNIQQAIIAAEDARFYQHSGVDPKGIARAFVANARSSGISQGASTLTMQYVRMALRDSATTPKEVQEATQQTSLRKVREMRMAMDLEKELTKEQILERYLNSAYFGHRAYGIYAASEIFFSKTPKDLSVVEAATLAGLVKSPSRFDPATSDQKEATARRNYILDRMTALGYLSPNAATSAKSEPIELTLSYPSNDCASVPQEWNSWGFICDYVKNWWSAQPAFGENRLERMDKLRRGGYRIVLSVDPKIQEAAEKNVGTKGNTGSPFANGIVLTEPGTGRLKAMAVNRTYSLNLDGNPLSGNPEAGPKVKANYPNTVAPLLGGGDLPGYQAGSTFKMFPMLAALDAGMTLNTSFNAPHRYRSEIYNGWAPSNASGAMSGMQTMWSGFGKSVNTYFVWLEEQVGADQAVRLAEQLGLRWRTDVDRHHAAPANAKTWGAFTLGVSDATPLEMANAYGAVAAEGRYCEAIPVQAIYNRDGTPAIYRTAGGIEREIAKPRCRQVVSADAARAATDAARCPTGDTPARGGCGGWSTADSVRGTVGRPVAGKTGTTDSTRSAWFVGFTPELAAASFISDPDNPFNAVGDGQSQIPIHAVANTLRDALEDQPTREFTPPSDAIVG, from the coding sequence GTGAGCAACCGTCCCCTTGCTGCCGCCGGTCGTCTCGTCCCACTTCTCCGCGCTGGTCTCATCGCCGGCATCGTGATCGCCGCCCTGGCCTACCCGGTCGCCGCCGCGACCGGCCTCGGCGCCAAGGTCACGGCCCACGCGATGGAACACAAAACCAAGATCCTCAAAACGGCCCTGCCGGCCGAGACCTCGTACCTGTACGCGCCGGACGGCAAGACCGTACTGACGATGTTCTACGAGGAGTACCGGCAGTACACCAAGCTCGCCGACATGTCGCCGAACATCCAGCAGGCCATCATCGCCGCCGAAGATGCCCGCTTCTACCAACACAGTGGCGTCGACCCCAAGGGCATCGCCCGCGCCTTCGTGGCCAACGCCCGCTCCAGCGGCATTTCCCAGGGCGCCTCCACCCTCACCATGCAGTACGTCCGGATGGCCCTGCGGGACAGCGCCACCACCCCGAAGGAGGTGCAGGAGGCGACCCAGCAGACCAGCCTGCGCAAGGTCCGGGAGATGCGGATGGCCATGGATCTGGAGAAGGAACTGACCAAGGAGCAGATCCTGGAGCGATACCTCAACTCCGCATACTTCGGGCATCGCGCCTACGGCATCTACGCCGCCAGCGAGATCTTCTTCTCCAAGACCCCGAAGGACCTATCCGTGGTCGAGGCCGCCACCCTCGCCGGACTGGTCAAGTCGCCATCCCGGTTCGACCCGGCGACCTCCGACCAGAAGGAGGCGACCGCCCGCCGCAACTACATCCTGGACCGGATGACCGCGCTCGGCTACCTCTCGCCGAACGCCGCCACCAGCGCCAAGTCCGAACCGATCGAGCTGACCCTGAGCTACCCGTCCAACGACTGCGCGTCGGTGCCGCAGGAGTGGAACAGCTGGGGATTCATCTGCGACTACGTGAAGAACTGGTGGAGCGCCCAGCCCGCGTTCGGCGAGAACCGCCTCGAGCGGATGGACAAGCTGCGCCGGGGCGGGTACCGGATCGTGCTCAGTGTGGACCCCAAGATCCAGGAGGCGGCCGAGAAGAACGTCGGCACAAAGGGGAACACCGGCAGTCCCTTCGCCAACGGCATCGTGCTCACTGAGCCCGGCACGGGGCGACTCAAGGCCATGGCGGTGAACCGAACCTACTCCCTGAACCTGGACGGAAATCCGCTCAGCGGCAACCCGGAGGCCGGCCCGAAGGTCAAGGCCAACTACCCGAACACGGTCGCACCCCTGCTCGGCGGCGGTGACCTCCCCGGCTACCAGGCCGGATCAACTTTCAAGATGTTTCCGATGCTCGCCGCCCTCGACGCGGGTATGACCCTGAACACCAGCTTCAACGCGCCGCACCGGTACCGGTCGGAGATCTACAACGGCTGGGCTCCGTCGAACGCGAGCGGCGCCATGTCCGGCATGCAGACCATGTGGTCCGGCTTCGGCAAATCGGTCAACACGTACTTCGTCTGGCTTGAGGAGCAGGTCGGGGCAGACCAGGCGGTACGCCTCGCCGAACAGCTGGGGCTGCGCTGGCGCACCGATGTGGACCGGCACCATGCTGCTCCAGCGAACGCGAAGACCTGGGGCGCCTTCACCCTGGGGGTCTCCGACGCCACCCCACTGGAGATGGCGAACGCCTATGGTGCCGTCGCGGCCGAAGGCCGGTACTGCGAGGCGATTCCGGTGCAGGCGATCTACAACCGGGACGGCACTCCGGCGATCTACCGGACGGCCGGCGGGATTGAGCGGGAAATCGCCAAGCCCCGCTGCCGCCAAGTCGTCAGCGCGGACGCCGCCCGGGCCGCCACCGACGCCGCCCGGTGCCCCACCGGCGACACCCCGGCCCGGGGTGGCTGCGGCGGTTGGTCAACGGCGGACAGCGTCCGGGGCACCGTGGGCCGCCCGGTGGCCGGCAAGACCGGCACCACCGACAGCACCCGGTCGGCCTGGTTCGTCGGGTTCACACCCGAACTGGCCGCGGCCAGCTTCATCTCCGACCCGGACAACCCCTTCAACGCCGTCGGTGACGGCCAGTCGCAGATTCCCATCCACGCGGTCGCGAACACCCTGCGCGACGCGCTTGAGGACCAACCGACCCGCGAGTTCACGCCCCCCTCGGACGCGATCGTCGGCTGA
- a CDS encoding SURF1 family protein, with the protein MVVYRFLLTPRWLGALALTLVAAAIMGLLADWQLARYHDRTAINERIDAGQRMDPVPLPEAVAAPTGNAGTVGPAPTTERTWTKVNATGRYDTANVILVRGRSLDRTVGFEVLTPLVLTDGTAVLVNRGWVPPAPGGDATAQPAVPAAPAGTVTVTGRIRPGEGGSLPVTRRDGKLETRRVSLPQLAGELPYPVYGGYVLLDQQTPTADPTLKAIPVGYTNNWQNYGYVVQWWIFAGMTLLGFGYFARREAQRRAGVVREGPTDRIAEAAST; encoded by the coding sequence ATGGTCGTGTACCGGTTCCTGCTGACGCCACGCTGGCTTGGCGCGCTCGCGCTGACCCTGGTCGCGGCGGCGATCATGGGGTTGCTCGCCGACTGGCAACTGGCCCGCTACCACGACCGCACCGCGATCAACGAGCGGATCGACGCCGGCCAGCGGATGGATCCGGTACCGCTGCCCGAGGCGGTGGCCGCCCCAACCGGGAACGCCGGCACCGTCGGGCCCGCCCCCACCACCGAACGGACCTGGACGAAGGTCAACGCCACCGGGCGGTACGACACCGCGAACGTGATCCTGGTCCGGGGACGCTCACTGGACCGTACGGTCGGCTTCGAGGTGCTGACCCCACTGGTGCTGACCGACGGCACGGCCGTGCTGGTCAACCGGGGCTGGGTCCCGCCAGCGCCGGGCGGGGACGCCACCGCGCAGCCGGCCGTGCCCGCGGCCCCCGCCGGCACGGTGACCGTGACCGGCCGGATCCGCCCCGGTGAGGGCGGTTCACTCCCGGTCACCCGCCGCGACGGCAAACTGGAGACCCGCCGGGTCAGCCTGCCCCAGCTGGCCGGGGAGCTGCCGTACCCGGTTTATGGCGGGTACGTGCTACTCGACCAGCAGACCCCGACCGCCGACCCGACCTTAAAGGCAATTCCGGTCGGGTACACGAACAACTGGCAGAACTACGGGTACGTCGTGCAGTGGTGGATCTTCGCCGGAATGACGCTGCTGGGCTTCGGCTACTTCGCCCGGCGGGAGGCCCAGCGACGGGCCGGAGTGGTGCGCGAAGGTCCCACCGACCGGATAGCCGAAGCAGCCTCCACCTGA
- a CDS encoding dipeptidase yields the protein MSESDLRAALARELPGVRADLERLVRIPGIAFEGFDHAHVERSAAAVAELLRDCGLEVRIVRSGGQPAVIGTKAAPPDAPTVLLYAHHDVQPVGDLSLWESDPFEPVERDGRLYGRGAADDKAGIMAHIAALRAFGDSLPVGIVLFIEGEEEYGSDSLVRLLAEHRDEITSDVIVIADSTNWDIGMPALTTSLRGIVNCFVEVRMLEHAVHSGMFGGAVPDALTALARLIATLHDDAGNVAVDGLVSRGGAPVDYPEDRFRVEAGLAEGVQFIGTDRITDRLWTKPALAVLGIDAPATGEAPNALVPSAKAKLSLRLAPGDDPKRAYAALRAHLGAHAPWGAQVSVTLEHDGDPCRIDASGPMFDAARSAFRAAWDGTDPVDIGIGGSIPFIATFQEMFPRAAILVTGVEDPYARAHGPNESLHLGEFARVCLAEALLLRNVAAAGRD from the coding sequence ATGTCCGAGTCTGACCTGCGGGCCGCGCTCGCGCGGGAGCTGCCCGGCGTCCGGGCGGACCTCGAGCGTCTCGTCCGTATCCCAGGTATTGCGTTCGAGGGCTTCGACCACGCGCACGTGGAGCGTTCCGCGGCAGCGGTCGCGGAGCTGCTGCGGGACTGCGGCCTCGAGGTGCGGATTGTTCGGTCCGGTGGACAGCCGGCCGTGATCGGGACGAAGGCGGCGCCGCCCGACGCCCCGACAGTCCTGCTCTATGCCCACCACGACGTACAGCCGGTCGGTGACCTGTCGCTGTGGGAGTCGGACCCGTTCGAGCCGGTGGAGCGGGACGGCCGTCTCTATGGCCGCGGCGCCGCCGACGACAAGGCGGGCATCATGGCGCACATCGCGGCGCTGCGGGCGTTCGGCGACTCGCTGCCGGTGGGTATCGTGCTGTTCATCGAGGGGGAGGAGGAGTACGGCTCCGACTCGCTGGTCAGGCTGCTCGCCGAGCACCGGGACGAGATCACCTCGGATGTCATCGTGATCGCCGACTCCACCAACTGGGACATCGGTATGCCGGCGCTGACCACGTCGCTCCGTGGGATCGTGAACTGCTTCGTCGAGGTCCGCATGCTGGAGCACGCCGTGCACAGCGGCATGTTCGGCGGCGCCGTGCCGGACGCGCTGACCGCGCTGGCCCGGCTGATCGCCACCCTGCACGACGACGCCGGGAACGTGGCGGTGGACGGGCTGGTCAGCCGGGGCGGTGCGCCCGTGGACTATCCGGAGGACCGCTTCCGCGTTGAGGCGGGGCTGGCGGAGGGCGTGCAGTTCATCGGCACCGACCGGATTACTGACCGGCTCTGGACCAAGCCGGCCCTGGCGGTGCTCGGCATCGACGCGCCGGCGACCGGGGAGGCGCCGAACGCCCTGGTCCCGTCCGCGAAGGCCAAGCTGAGTCTGCGGCTGGCACCGGGTGATGACCCCAAGCGAGCGTACGCGGCGCTCCGCGCGCACCTGGGCGCGCACGCTCCGTGGGGCGCTCAGGTGTCGGTCACCCTGGAGCACGACGGCGATCCGTGCCGCATCGACGCTTCCGGCCCGATGTTCGACGCGGCTCGCTCCGCGTTCCGGGCGGCCTGGGACGGCACTGATCCGGTGGACATCGGGATCGGCGGTTCGATCCCGTTCATCGCCACGTTCCAGGAGATGTTCCCACGGGCCGCGATCCTGGTGACCGGTGTGGAGGACCCGTACGCCCGGGCGCACGGCCCGAACGAGAGCCTGCACCTGGGTGAGTTCGCCCGCGTGTGCCTGGCCGAGGCGCTGTTGTTGCGTAACGTCGCCGCCGCTGGGCGTGACTGA
- a CDS encoding uridine kinase family protein: MVVAVMESYALLAERVCAAPARLGKTRLVAVDGPSGAGKSWFTARLADALAAGPGCPRPVVIHTDDLLDGWADQLTFWPRLEEWVLAPVRAGRAGEYRRYSWVRRSFLPRPVPVPVSPVLLLEGVSAARAAAAPELSLAVFVTAPAQLRLTRAVARDGPGILPELRRWHAGERAHFATDGTRDRADLVVDGAPVLPHDRTRYYLRRGGSVRPAYDAGHDNIDHVRV, translated from the coding sequence GTGGTGGTAGCGGTGATGGAGTCGTACGCCCTGCTGGCAGAGCGGGTGTGTGCGGCGCCAGCGCGGTTGGGGAAGACCCGGCTGGTGGCTGTGGACGGACCGAGCGGCGCGGGCAAGAGCTGGTTCACGGCGCGGCTCGCCGATGCTCTCGCGGCCGGGCCCGGCTGTCCCCGCCCCGTGGTGATACACACCGACGACCTGCTCGACGGCTGGGCCGACCAACTCACCTTCTGGCCCCGGCTGGAGGAGTGGGTGCTGGCGCCGGTGCGGGCGGGGCGGGCTGGGGAGTACCGGCGGTACAGCTGGGTCCGGCGATCGTTCCTGCCCCGCCCGGTGCCGGTGCCGGTGTCACCGGTGCTGCTGCTGGAGGGGGTGAGCGCGGCGCGTGCCGCGGCGGCGCCGGAGTTGAGCCTCGCCGTGTTCGTGACCGCCCCGGCGCAGCTGCGGCTCACCCGGGCGGTGGCCCGGGACGGCCCGGGGATCCTGCCGGAGCTGCGCCGCTGGCATGCGGGCGAGCGGGCTCACTTCGCCACCGACGGCACCCGGGACCGGGCGGACCTGGTGGTCGACGGCGCGCCGGTACTGCCCCACGACCGGACCCGGTACTACCTGCGGCGCGGTGGATCGGTAAGGCCGGCATACGATGCCGGCCATGACAACATCGATCATGTCCGAGTCTGA
- a CDS encoding rhodanese-like domain-containing protein — translation MSPGVDALLEQARAGVRRLTPHQAVEAIRAGALLIDTRTERQRSEQGELPGAIVIERAVLEWRLDPASTWRIPEATRYDREVVVVCREGYSSSLAVAGLRALGLRHATDVIGGVEAWREAELPISDRPADVRH, via the coding sequence ATGAGTCCAGGCGTTGATGCCCTGTTGGAGCAGGCCCGCGCCGGGGTGCGCCGGTTGACCCCACACCAGGCTGTCGAGGCAATCCGCGCCGGGGCGTTGCTGATCGACACCCGTACGGAACGGCAGCGGTCGGAACAGGGCGAACTACCCGGTGCGATCGTCATCGAGCGTGCGGTGCTGGAGTGGCGGCTGGACCCGGCCAGCACGTGGCGGATCCCCGAGGCCACCCGGTACGACCGGGAGGTCGTGGTGGTGTGCCGGGAGGGTTACAGCTCCAGCCTGGCCGTGGCGGGCCTACGCGCGCTCGGCCTGCGCCACGCCACCGACGTCATCGGAGGGGTGGAGGCCTGGCGAGAGGCGGAGCTCCCGATCTCCGACCGCCCCGCCGACGTCCGCCACTGA
- a CDS encoding cobyric acid synthase: MSGGLLVTGTTSDAGKSVLTAGICRWLHRQGVRVAPFKAQNMSNNSAVVVGPDGHGGEIGRAQAMQAAACGLAPDLRFNPVLLKPGSDRSSQVVLLGEAVDTLTTDTFRQLRPRLAETAYAALAELRTSYDVVICEGAGSPTEINLRAGDYVNMGLARHADLPAIVVGDIDRGGVFASMFGTVALLEPADQALVAGFVINKFRGDRGLLAPGLDMLRQVTGRPTYGVLPWALDLWLDAEDSLAYGRVLGRPAAPRGSDWLDVAVVRLPRISNATDVEALATEPGVRVRLTVEPAELAAADLVVLPGSKSTVADLAWLRQNGLADAVLAHAAAGRPLLGICGGFQMLGRRIHDPVESGQGSVPGLGLLPVEVTFKPSKTVRQSAGTGWDGVPVRGYEIHHGYVSAAAPDLAPLFTYADGTGEGVAAGAVYGTHWHGAFESDGFRRRFLTEVARQAGRPGFRAAPDTSFAGARERSLDLLGDLVEEHLDTAVLWRLIDTGPPPGLPFIPPGAPDGDSAGRTLT, from the coding sequence ATGAGTGGCGGACTGCTGGTTACCGGTACCACGTCGGACGCCGGCAAGAGCGTCCTCACCGCCGGGATCTGCCGCTGGCTGCACCGGCAGGGCGTGCGGGTGGCGCCGTTCAAGGCGCAGAACATGTCCAACAACTCGGCGGTGGTGGTCGGCCCGGACGGGCACGGCGGTGAGATCGGACGGGCGCAGGCGATGCAGGCGGCGGCCTGCGGCCTGGCCCCGGACTTGCGGTTCAACCCGGTGCTGCTCAAGCCGGGCAGCGACCGGAGCAGCCAGGTGGTGCTGCTCGGCGAGGCGGTCGACACCCTCACCACCGACACGTTCCGGCAGCTTCGACCCCGTCTCGCCGAAACCGCGTACGCGGCCCTGGCGGAGCTGCGGACGTCCTACGACGTGGTGATCTGCGAGGGAGCGGGTAGCCCGACGGAGATCAACCTACGGGCCGGGGACTACGTCAACATGGGGCTGGCGCGGCACGCCGACCTGCCCGCGATCGTGGTCGGTGACATCGACCGTGGTGGGGTGTTCGCCTCCATGTTCGGCACGGTAGCCCTGCTGGAGCCGGCCGATCAGGCGTTGGTCGCCGGATTCGTCATCAACAAGTTCCGTGGTGACCGGGGCCTGCTGGCGCCGGGCCTGGACATGTTGCGCCAGGTCACCGGAAGGCCCACTTACGGGGTGCTGCCCTGGGCGCTTGACCTGTGGCTCGACGCGGAGGACTCGCTGGCCTACGGACGGGTACTCGGCCGTCCGGCCGCGCCCCGCGGCAGCGACTGGCTGGACGTGGCCGTGGTCCGGCTGCCCCGGATCAGCAATGCCACCGATGTCGAGGCGCTCGCCACCGAGCCGGGCGTGCGGGTGCGCCTCACCGTCGAGCCCGCCGAGCTTGCCGCCGCCGACCTGGTTGTGCTGCCCGGTTCCAAGTCGACCGTGGCGGACCTGGCCTGGCTTCGCCAGAACGGCCTCGCGGATGCCGTGCTCGCCCACGCCGCCGCCGGGCGGCCGCTGCTCGGCATCTGCGGAGGCTTCCAGATGCTCGGCCGCCGCATCCATGATCCGGTGGAGAGCGGGCAGGGCAGCGTGCCCGGCCTGGGGTTGCTGCCGGTCGAGGTCACCTTCAAACCGAGCAAGACGGTCCGGCAGTCGGCCGGCACCGGGTGGGACGGTGTCCCGGTCCGTGGCTACGAGATCCACCACGGGTACGTCTCGGCTGCCGCCCCGGACCTCGCGCCGCTCTTCACGTACGCCGACGGCACCGGTGAGGGCGTGGCCGCCGGGGCGGTGTACGGCACTCACTGGCACGGCGCGTTCGAGTCGGACGGGTTCCGTCGCCGCTTCCTGACCGAGGTGGCCCGGCAAGCGGGCCGACCCGGGTTCCGGGCGGCCCCGGACACCTCCTTCGCCGGCGCCCGTGAACGCTCCCTGGACCTGCTCGGCGATCTGGTCGAGGAGCACCTGGACACCGCAGTGTTGTGGCGGCTGATCGACACCGGACCGCCACCGGGCCTGCCGTTCATCCCGCCGGGCGCACCCGACGGGGACTCGGCCGGCCGCACCCTGACGTAA
- a CDS encoding cobalamin biosynthesis protein, which translates to MRQATVAGLVAGYAVDALVGDPRRWHPVAGFGRAASALERRIYRPDRAAGAAYTALAVGVPVVLGAAVTVATRGRPVARGVVVAAGTWAVLGGRTLRREAAVLGAALGDGDLPSARQRLGHLCGRDPSTLDEPELARAAVESVAENTSDAVVAPLFWGAVAGLPGLLGYRAANTLDAMVGHRSPRYARFGTPAARLDDLLNLAPSRLTGLLTVAVAPLAQGDREGAWRVWRRDRNDHPSPNAGQCEAAVAGALGVRLGGRNLYAGRVEVRPFLGDGPRPDARHLPRVARISAAVGLATLGLAAAYPLTAGRLVSAVSRRALSSGLRAVRGRRR; encoded by the coding sequence GTGCGGCAGGCGACGGTAGCGGGGCTCGTCGCGGGTTACGCGGTGGACGCGCTGGTCGGCGACCCTCGCCGATGGCACCCGGTGGCTGGGTTCGGGCGCGCGGCGAGTGCCCTGGAGCGACGGATCTACCGACCAGACCGGGCGGCTGGCGCGGCCTACACCGCGTTGGCGGTGGGAGTGCCGGTGGTGCTCGGCGCCGCGGTGACAGTCGCCACCCGAGGGCGTCCCGTGGCGCGGGGCGTTGTTGTAGCGGCCGGCACCTGGGCCGTGCTCGGCGGGCGTACGTTGCGGCGTGAGGCGGCGGTGCTGGGTGCAGCGCTGGGCGATGGTGACCTGCCGTCGGCCCGGCAACGCCTGGGGCACCTCTGTGGGCGGGATCCGTCAACGCTGGACGAGCCGGAGCTGGCTCGTGCCGCCGTCGAGTCGGTCGCCGAGAACACCTCCGACGCCGTCGTCGCGCCGCTGTTCTGGGGTGCGGTCGCCGGCCTGCCCGGGCTGCTGGGCTACCGGGCGGCAAACACGCTCGACGCGATGGTCGGCCACCGCTCGCCCCGGTACGCACGCTTCGGCACTCCCGCGGCTCGCCTCGATGACCTGCTCAACCTCGCCCCATCCCGGCTGACCGGGCTGCTGACGGTCGCCGTGGCGCCGCTGGCCCAAGGCGACCGGGAGGGGGCCTGGCGGGTCTGGCGCCGGGACCGGAACGACCACCCCAGCCCCAACGCCGGACAGTGCGAGGCGGCGGTGGCCGGAGCGCTCGGTGTCCGCCTCGGCGGGCGCAACCTCTATGCCGGCCGGGTCGAGGTGCGTCCGTTCCTCGGCGACGGCCCGCGTCCCGACGCGAGACACCTTCCGCGGGTGGCTCGGATCTCTGCTGCCGTGGGGCTCGCCACGCTCGGGCTCGCCGCGGCGTACCCGCTGACCGCGGGGCGTCTGGTCTCCGCCGTGAGCCGCCGGGCGCTGAGCAGCGGGCTACGAGCCGTACGCGGGAGGCGGCGATGA
- a CDS encoding HPF/RaiA family ribosome-associated protein: MSGVTNPATVHECLRVGAGFAQGDRAWIADQFGMLDSRLAAFHADATELEVSVKNRETKGQKVTLECWIAGRQKIVTTSAEEDLHAALNDVRDDLRRRLNDAKTRQEPRHNKHLRDTSPPPRAAQDTDD, encoded by the coding sequence ATGAGCGGGGTCACCAATCCGGCCACGGTCCACGAGTGCCTCCGGGTGGGGGCCGGCTTCGCGCAGGGCGATCGAGCCTGGATCGCCGACCAGTTCGGCATGCTCGATTCCCGACTCGCCGCCTTCCACGCCGACGCCACCGAGCTGGAGGTGTCGGTCAAGAACCGGGAGACGAAGGGTCAAAAGGTCACCCTGGAGTGCTGGATCGCCGGCCGGCAGAAGATCGTCACCACCTCCGCGGAGGAGGACCTGCACGCGGCACTCAACGACGTCCGGGACGACCTGCGACGCCGCCTCAACGACGCGAAGACCCGACAGGAGCCCCGTCACAACAAACACCTACGCGACACCAGCCCGCCGCCGAGGGCAGCGCAGGACACCGACGACTGA
- a CDS encoding alpha/beta hydrolase produces MEPDVLGPPYERHTIDLGTDDEGPVVATLVRRRAERPTNRAVLHVHGYVDYFFQTHVADYFAAQGWDFYALDLRKYGRSLLPHQTANFCLDLDDYFPELDAAAKIIRSDDGHDTLLGMGHSTGGLIISLWAHARRDAGVVDGLFLNSPFFDLNLPWVLRRPGAAAVARLAHRAPKRVLSHGLGTVYGESLHANHHGEWSYDLAWKPLGGFPIRAGWLAAIRRGQQQLRAGLSVPAPMLVAASARSFKGLKWREAAASADSVLDVEHMARWAPRLGRHVTLLRVDGGLHDLTLSAPAVRDTVLTEVGRWANGFLGAGTAGGGHPTAQTAPPTPRQPAEAKSTAPQT; encoded by the coding sequence GTGGAACCCGACGTGCTGGGGCCGCCCTACGAGCGGCACACGATCGACCTGGGCACCGACGACGAGGGGCCGGTGGTCGCGACCCTGGTGCGCCGCCGCGCCGAGCGGCCCACCAACCGTGCGGTGCTCCACGTGCACGGATATGTCGACTACTTCTTTCAGACCCACGTCGCTGACTACTTCGCCGCCCAGGGCTGGGACTTCTACGCCCTGGACCTGCGCAAGTACGGTCGCAGCCTGCTCCCGCACCAGACGGCGAACTTCTGCCTGGACCTCGATGACTACTTCCCGGAGCTGGACGCCGCCGCGAAGATCATCAGATCGGACGACGGGCACGACACTCTACTCGGCATGGGCCACTCCACCGGCGGCCTGATCATCTCGCTCTGGGCGCACGCCCGACGGGACGCCGGCGTGGTGGACGGGCTCTTCCTCAACAGCCCCTTCTTCGACCTGAACCTCCCCTGGGTGCTGCGGCGGCCCGGGGCGGCGGCCGTCGCACGCCTGGCCCACCGGGCACCCAAGCGCGTCCTCTCCCACGGCCTCGGCACCGTCTACGGCGAGAGCCTGCACGCCAACCACCATGGCGAGTGGAGCTACGACCTCGCCTGGAAGCCGCTCGGCGGATTCCCGATCCGGGCGGGCTGGTTGGCGGCGATCCGGCGCGGCCAACAACAGCTCCGTGCCGGGCTGAGCGTCCCGGCACCGATGCTCGTGGCCGCCTCGGCGCGCAGTTTCAAGGGGCTGAAATGGCGGGAGGCCGCCGCCAGCGCCGACTCGGTGCTGGATGTGGAGCACATGGCACGCTGGGCGCCCCGACTCGGCCGGCACGTCACCCTGCTCCGGGTGGACGGCGGGCTGCACGACCTCACGCTCTCCGCGCCCGCTGTCCGCGACACGGTCCTGACGGAGGTCGGACGATGGGCCAACGGATTCCTCGGCGCCGGGACCGCGGGCGGCGGACACCCGACGGCGCAGACGGCGCCGCCGACGCCCCGCCAGCCCGCGGAGGCGAAGTCGACGGCACCGCAGACCTGA